The genomic window CCACGTCAGGGCTTGTCGGGAGGCTCCTCGCGGCGCTCCAGCTTGCGGTAGAGCGTCTTGCGGTCCACCCCGAGGATGCGCGCGGCCAGGGTGCGGCTGCCGCCCACGGCCTCCACCACGCGGTGAATGTAGCGGCGCTCCACCTCCTCCAGCGTCACCAGCTCCGAGACGTCCGACACCTCGGGCAGCACCCGGGGGGCGCTGTAGTTGCGGATGCGCTCGGGCAGGTCCTCCACGGTGAGCTGCTCGAAGGTGGTGAGTGCCACGGCGCGCTCGATGCAGTTCTGCAGCTCCCGCACGTTGCCGGGCCAGCCGTAGGCCAGCAGCCGCTGGGCGGCGGGCGGGGACAGCCCCACCACGCGCCTGGCGTTGCGCGTGGCATACTGCTCGATGAAGCGCTGGGACAGCAGGAGCACGTCATTGCCCCGGGCGCGCAGCGGGGGCAGCTCGATGTTGATGACGTTGAGCCGGTAGTACAGGTCCTCGCGGAAGCGGTTCTCCTGCACCGCCAGCTCCAGGTCCCGGTTGGTGGCGGCGACGATGCGCGCGTCGAACTCCACCTCCGTGTTGCTGCCCAGGGGGCGCACCTTGCGCTCCTGGATCGCCCGCAGCAGCTTGGGCTGGAGCCCCAGGGGCAGCTCGCCCACCTCGTCCAGCAGGAGCGTGCCGCCGTTGGCCTGGAGAAACAGGCCCGTGCGCGCCGTCTGGGCGCCGGTGAAGGCGCCCTTCGCGTGGCCGAACAGCTCGCTCTCCAGCAACGGCTCGGGCATGGCCGCGCAGTTGATGGCCACGAAGGGCCCGTCCCGGCGGCGGCTCTGGGTGTGCAGGGCCCGGGCGGTGACCTCCTTGCCCGTGCCGCTCTCGCCGGTGATGAGCACGGTGGTGTCCACCTCGGCCACGCGCTCGATGAGCGCCTGGGCCTGCGCCATCACCGGGCTCTTGCCCAGCAGCTCCCGCGTGCCTGCCTCCTGGCCGAGCACGTCGCGCAGCCGCCGCACCTCCTCGCGCAGCGCGCGGTGCTGCACCGCCCGCTCCAGGACGAACACCAGCGCGTCCAGGTCCACCGGCTTGGTGACGAAGTCGTACGCCCCGGCGCGCATGGCGCCCACGGCCGTCTCCAGGCTGCCGAAGGCCGTCACCACCACCACGGGAATGTCCGGCCGGTTGAGCGCGATGCGCTCGCACAGCTCCAGGCCGTTGAGCCCCGGCATCTGCAGGTCCGTGAGGACCGTGTCGAAGTCCTCCAGGGAGGAGCGCGCCAGGGCCTCGTCCGCGGACGCGAGCCCCACGGGCGTGAAGCCCCGGCGGGTGAGCCCTTTTTCCAGCATGGCGCGCATCTCGCGCTCGTCCTCGACGATCAGGATCCGGCCTGGCATCAGGAGCCTCCGGGGGGAAGATACACGGAGAAGCAACTGCCATGGCCGGGCTCGCTGCGCACGGCAATCCAGCCGCCATGGTCCTGCACGAGCCCATGGGAGACGGACAGCCCCAGGCCCGTGCCCTCGCCCACGTCCTTGGTGGTGAAGAACGGATCGAAGATGTGGGGCAGGTCCTCCGGCCGGATGCCCTCGCCCTCGTCCTCCACGTCCAGGCGGAGCCACTCCGTCTCCGGGGCCCCCGGCTCGTGGGGGGAGGCCGCGCGGGCGGGCCCGGCGCGCACGCGCAGGGTGCCGGGGCGCTTCATGGCATGGATGCCGTTCATCACCAGGTTGGTGAGCACCTGCTGAAGCTGGCCGCTGTCCACCTCCAGGACCAGGGCCTCGGGCACCTCGGAGACCAGGGTGGCGCTGCGCTTGCTGGCCAGGGGCCGCAGCAGCGTCAGGGTGTGGGTGACGAGCTGGGCGATGTTCTCCGGGGCCCTGCGGGGCGCGCGGCGGCGGGCGAAGTCCAGGAGCTGGCGGATGATGCGCGTCATGTGCTGGGCCTGCTGGGAGATGATCTGCGCGCACTCGGTGACTTCCTCGCCCACCGCCTCGCCCGAGGAGATCATCTTCGAGCGGCCGAGCACCACGTTGAGCGGGGTGCCCAGCTCGTGCGCCACGCCCGAGGCCAGCTTGCCCACGGTGGTGAGCCGGTCCGCGTGCCGCAGCCGCTCGAGCGTGGACAGGTGCGCGGTGGTCTCCTGGGCGATCTTCTCCCGGGCCGCCAGGAGCAGCTCCGCCATGCGGTTCATCGCCACGGCGAGCGTGCGCAGCTCGTCGTTCTGGCTCAGGTAGACGCGCTCCTGCAGGTGGCCCTCGCCGATGCGGTGCGCCAGCCGCACGAGCTGGTTGACGGGCTTGCCCACGAGGCGGCGGCCCATCGCCATGGCCACCAGCAGGAACGCGCCGGCGATGGCGCAGGTGGCGATGGCCGCGTTCTGCACCGTGCTGCGCACATGCTGGTGCTCCTCGCCCAGGGACTCGGAGATTTCAATGGCCCCCAGGTGCGTGTTGATGAAGACGGGGGTGTAGGAGCGCAGCACCCCGGCGCCCTCGCTGTTGTCCACCAGCGAGCCATCCTGCCCGGCGCGCAGCGTGCCCAGCAGCGGGGCGGGGAGGGCAGGGGGCACGTGGCCCTGGGCCCCATCCAGCCACACCCAGCGCAGGTACACCTGGGCCTGGAAGCGGTTGGCCTGCTCCAGCAGCGTGAGCGCCTCCGCCTCGCCTTCCTCCTGCCAGGCCCGGGCGATGGAGCCCGCCAGGGTGTGGCCCAGCAGCCGGTGGTCGTGCCGCATGTCGATGGCGGAACGGTCCAGCTCCCGGCGGACCTCCAGGGTCTCCAGCACCGACATGACGGCGATGGCCAGCAGCGTGAGGGCGAGGGTGATCTTGCGTGCGAGTTTCACGGAGGCTTCGACAAACCACGCATCCGGTATCCGCGCAAAAGGGTGCTGCCACTGTGTGCTGCGTTCAACAGCGGTCTCTGAGTTTCACTGATTTCATAAACAATCAGAACAAGTCGTGAAGTTTGGCGCGTAAGTGAAAGCAGAAACTCGAAAATATCCGGGATGATTTCTTCAGACGCGGAAGCGCTGCGCGCGCCTCTGCTCCACGAGGGAGAGCGGTCATGACGGGATTGTTGCTCATGGGTTTGGCTTCACTTCGTCTCGTCACGGCGGATGTTTCAGGCGCGGCTGTTCCCACGTGTCAGGCCATCGCCGAGGGGCCCACGTTCGGGCTGGGCACCGGGCTGATGTATTTTCATTTCACCACCACGTGCGATGCTGTGGTGAACGCCATCACCATCGACGCTTCCGTGGACGGCCCGCGCCAGGATCGCGCGGGCTCGAAAACGTGCGTTGACAGCAGCACGTGCACGTATGTGCTCAGCGTTCCGTATGCGCGCGGCACGTGGCTGTGGACCAACGCGTCGGCCATTGTCTCTCAGCCTTCGGCGAAGTCGGTTCCGCTCTCGGCGACGAATGCTGTCACCTATAGTCAGTAGGAGGTGTTGAAAACCGGGAGGGGCGCGTGGTGTTTCATCGCAACTGGGGGGGATGGCTGGCGCTGGTCCTGGCCGCCGGCTGTGGAGATGAGCCGCAAGCGCCCCAGCTTGGCGCCAACCAGGTGACGAACGGCTCCTTCGAGCTCAAGCTCAGCGGCTGGTGGTCCAACGCGGATGCCGAGGATGGCGCCGTCGAGGTGCTCCCGGAGGCCGCCGACACGGGGGGCCTGGGCCTGGCGCTCACCAAGGGGACCGGGGGCTGGGGAATGGTCGTGGGCCAGGACACCGCGCCTCATACCGCGGGGCAGACGTATCACGTCCACGCGCGCATCCGGGGCAAGGCGGGCGGCGAGCGCGTCAGCCTCAGCTTTCACGGCCAGGGCTTCGAGGTGGAGGCCGGGACGCAGTGGCGGACAGTGGAGCGGCTCGTGTACCTGCCCGGGGACAGCCAGGACGTGAGCGTCATGATCGCCAACACCACGGACCACTCGACCGTGTACGTGGATGACGTGGCCGTGGCGCCCGCGGAGGTGGCGCAGGGCGAGGCGGACAAGCACCGGGACAACCTGATGCACAACGGCTCCTTCGAGAGCGGGCTGGGGATGTGGAGCTTCTGGTCCGGCTCGGATGGCCAGGGGAGCACCTCGTTCGATGCGCGCCACTCGGGCTATGCGGGCCTCGTGCTGAGCCTGGGGGGCAAGGGGGGCGGTGCCTCCGTGAAACAGGCGCTGGCCGAGCCCGTGCGGGCCGGCGAAGTGTATCGCGTGGAGGCGCACGTGCGGGGGGCCCTGGGGGGCGAGACCGTGTCGCTGTGCCTTCAAATCAACGAGGAGCCGTGGGAGGGGCCCTGTCTGCCCTTCACCGCGGCGTCCAAGTGGGTCCACGTCTCCGGGAAGGTGACCATCGAGGAGCCCCTGGATGATCAGCGCCTGGGGCTCGTGCTGTCGCTGTTCGGGGAGGGCACCGTCCAGGTGGATGACGTGATAGTGGTTCGCGTCAACCCTTGAGGTGAGACGTCCCGATGAGCCGTGTTCTGGAGGATTTGCTGGCGCTCCTCAAGCTGGAGCCCATTGAGGAGAACCTGTTTCGCGGGCCCAGCCAGGATCTGGGCTTCCGGCAGCTGTTCGGGGGCCAGGTGCTCGGCCAGTCCCTGTCGGCCGCCAGTCAGACGGTGGCCCCCGAGCGCCAGGTGCACTCGCTCCATGGCTACTTCCTGCGCCCGGGGGATGCCTCCATGCCGGTGGTCTACACGGTGGACCGGGTGCGCGATGGCGGCAGCTTCACCACCCGGCGCGTGGTGGCCATCCAGAAGGGCCAGCCCATCTTCACGGGGATGGCGTCCTTCCAGGGGGTGGAGCCCGGCTTCTCGCACCAGGTGCAGATGCCCCAGGTGCCCGCCCCGGAGGAGTGCCTCACGGACGTGGAGCAGATGCGCGCCCAGGCGGCCCGCATCCCCGAGCGCCTGCGCGACAAGTTCCTGGGCCCCAAGCCCATCGAGATGCGGCCGGTCCCCTATGTGGATCCCTTCTCGCCTCAGCCCCGCGAGCCCCGCTGGTCCGTGTGGTTCCGCGCCCATGGCCCGATGCCGGAGGATCCCCAGGTCCACCGGTACCTGCTGGCCTATGCCTCGGACTTCAACCTGCTGGGCACCGCGATCCAGGCCCACGGCATGAGCATCCTGAACCCGCAGCTCCAGCTGGCCAGCCTGGACCATGCCCTGTGGTTCCATGGGGACCTGAGCATGAGCGACTGGCTGCTGTACGCCATGGACAGCCCCTGGACGGGCAATGCGCGGGGCCTGGCCATGGGCCGCGTCTTCACCCGGGAGGGCCGGCTGGTGGCCTCCGTCTCCCAGGAAGGGCTGATGCGCCTGCGCGCGGCGCCCCCGGGCTGAAGCCGCTTCCTCGCACCTTTCCGTTCATGCAGGAGAACTGAGGGAGCCGGGAAATTGTCCAAAAATTGGACAACCGGGACATCTGCCCTCCATCCGGGGACTCACCCCCTCCCAGGCCCCGATGACGCGGGGCGTCCTTCTTGAATTCTCAAGGGTTGCATTCAGGGGGGGCGTCTCCGGGCGTGAGCGGGCCCGCGGGCGGGTGGTGCATGCATGCTCCACCCGGCGGGCGCGCCCCGAGGGACGGGGGCTTGGCACAAGGTGTGCTCCCTGGAGGCCGCCGGCTCCCTCGGGTTCGAGGGTGGAGCCGCGGAAGTTCCCCCCACGCATTGAAGGAGCATTCATGGATTCGTTGCGCAACCCGCTCGCGGCGGCCGCCCTGGCCCTGGCCCTGAGCGCCTGTGGGCCCCAGACCCCGGAGGGCTCGGAGCCCGCGCAGTCCCCCGCCAGCAACGCCGTCGCCGACGCGGCGCGTGATGCCGCGGGGAAGGGCGCGCCGGAAGGGCTGGATCCGCTGTTCGAGAAGGCTGCCCGCGAGTTCAACGTCCCGGCGGACCTGCTCAAGTCCATCTCCTTCACGGAGACGCGCTGGCAGATGGTGCGCGGTGAAGAGG from Stigmatella erecta includes these protein-coding regions:
- a CDS encoding sigma-54-dependent transcriptional regulator, with the protein product MPGRILIVEDEREMRAMLEKGLTRRGFTPVGLASADEALARSSLEDFDTVLTDLQMPGLNGLELCERIALNRPDIPVVVVTAFGSLETAVGAMRAGAYDFVTKPVDLDALVFVLERAVQHRALREEVRRLRDVLGQEAGTRELLGKSPVMAQAQALIERVAEVDTTVLITGESGTGKEVTARALHTQSRRRDGPFVAINCAAMPEPLLESELFGHAKGAFTGAQTARTGLFLQANGGTLLLDEVGELPLGLQPKLLRAIQERKVRPLGSNTEVEFDARIVAATNRDLELAVQENRFREDLYYRLNVINIELPPLRARGNDVLLLSQRFIEQYATRNARRVVGLSPPAAQRLLAYGWPGNVRELQNCIERAVALTTFEQLTVEDLPERIRNYSAPRVLPEVSDVSELVTLEEVERRYIHRVVEAVGGSRTLAARILGVDRKTLYRKLERREEPPDKP
- a CDS encoding sensor histidine kinase, giving the protein MKLARKITLALTLLAIAVMSVLETLEVRRELDRSAIDMRHDHRLLGHTLAGSIARAWQEEGEAEALTLLEQANRFQAQVYLRWVWLDGAQGHVPPALPAPLLGTLRAGQDGSLVDNSEGAGVLRSYTPVFINTHLGAIEISESLGEEHQHVRSTVQNAAIATCAIAGAFLLVAMAMGRRLVGKPVNQLVRLAHRIGEGHLQERVYLSQNDELRTLAVAMNRMAELLLAAREKIAQETTAHLSTLERLRHADRLTTVGKLASGVAHELGTPLNVVLGRSKMISSGEAVGEEVTECAQIISQQAQHMTRIIRQLLDFARRRAPRRAPENIAQLVTHTLTLLRPLASKRSATLVSEVPEALVLEVDSGQLQQVLTNLVMNGIHAMKRPGTLRVRAGPARAASPHEPGAPETEWLRLDVEDEGEGIRPEDLPHIFDPFFTTKDVGEGTGLGLSVSHGLVQDHGGWIAVRSEPGHGSCFSVYLPPGGS
- a CDS encoding carbohydrate binding domain-containing protein, translated to MVFHRNWGGWLALVLAAGCGDEPQAPQLGANQVTNGSFELKLSGWWSNADAEDGAVEVLPEAADTGGLGLALTKGTGGWGMVVGQDTAPHTAGQTYHVHARIRGKAGGERVSLSFHGQGFEVEAGTQWRTVERLVYLPGDSQDVSVMIANTTDHSTVYVDDVAVAPAEVAQGEADKHRDNLMHNGSFESGLGMWSFWSGSDGQGSTSFDARHSGYAGLVLSLGGKGGGASVKQALAEPVRAGEVYRVEAHVRGALGGETVSLCLQINEEPWEGPCLPFTAASKWVHVSGKVTIEEPLDDQRLGLVLSLFGEGTVQVDDVIVVRVNP
- a CDS encoding acyl-CoA thioesterase, translating into MSRVLEDLLALLKLEPIEENLFRGPSQDLGFRQLFGGQVLGQSLSAASQTVAPERQVHSLHGYFLRPGDASMPVVYTVDRVRDGGSFTTRRVVAIQKGQPIFTGMASFQGVEPGFSHQVQMPQVPAPEECLTDVEQMRAQAARIPERLRDKFLGPKPIEMRPVPYVDPFSPQPREPRWSVWFRAHGPMPEDPQVHRYLLAYASDFNLLGTAIQAHGMSILNPQLQLASLDHALWFHGDLSMSDWLLYAMDSPWTGNARGLAMGRVFTREGRLVASVSQEGLMRLRAAPPG